In one Fusarium keratoplasticum isolate Fu6.1 chromosome 5, whole genome shotgun sequence genomic region, the following are encoded:
- a CDS encoding Methylated-DNA--protein-cysteine methyltransferase, translating to MAANAKRPLEEPLEERKTKSSKVKKTSSPTPASTKPSPVPDSMRPQLALITSSDRTAFEKQVWTLLCQIPKGSFSTYGLMAAHMGSSPRAVGNALRRNPFAPGVPCHRVVATGGALGGFKGKWPKDGEGITIDEKKKLLRSEGVRFDGKGKVIGTPFQGFV from the coding sequence ATGGCAGCCAATGCTAAACGACCTCTCGAAGAACCTCTTGAGGAAcgcaagaccaagagctCCAAGGTCAAAAAGACATCATCACCTACACCAGCCTCCACAAAGCCCTCCCCCGTCCCAGACTCTATGCGCCCCCAACTCGCCCTCATCACCTCCTCCGACCGCACAGCCTTTGAGAAGCAAGTATGGACGCTGCTCTGCCAGATCCCCAAAGGATCCTTTTCAACCTACGGCCTCATGGCTGCGCATATGGGGTCTTCACCACGGGCTGTGGGCAACGCGTTGAGGCGCAACCCGTTCGCGCCGGGGGTGCCGTGTCACCGGGTCGTGGCAACGGGGGGAGCCTTGGGAGGATTCAAGGGGAAGTGGCCAAAGGATGGAGAGGGGATTACTattgacgagaagaagaagttgttGAGAAGCGAGGGAGTGAGGTTTGATGGGAAGGGAAAGGTTATTGGGACACCGTTTCAAGGCTTTGTATGA
- a CDS encoding Succinate--CoA ligase [ADP-forming] subunit beta, mitochondrial, producing the protein MFKLGRSRAVASALNASKLQFAAPAARFPGVQQRRALSIHEYLSADLLRQYGVGVPKGAVAKTAKEAKQVAEQIGTEDMVIKAQVLAGGRGKGTFDNGLKGGVRVIYSPHEAEMFAQQMIGYNLITKQTGAGGRLCNSVYICERKFARREFYLAILMDRQHQCPVIVSSSQGGMDIETVAKENPSAINTNYIDINVGVTDEIARGIATKLGFSEQCIEEAKDTIQKLYQIFKEKDSTQIEINPLSETSDHQVLCMDAKFGFDDNADFRQKEVFEWRDTSQEDPDEVRAAESNLNFIKLDGDIGCLVNGAGLAMATMDIIKLNGGQPANFLDVGGGATPAAIKEAFELITSDAKVTAIFVNIFGGIVRCDAIATGLIKTVESLNLKIPIIARLQGTNVDAAHQLINDSGLKIFSIDDLQSAAEKAVQLSKVVKLARDIDVGVEFTLGI; encoded by the exons ATGTTCAAGCTCGGCCGTAGTCGTGCTGTGGCTTCGGCCCTCAACGCCTCCAAG CTCCAATTTGCTGCTCCCGCCGCTCGATTCCCCGGCGTTCAACAAAGGAGAGCTCTGAGCATTCACGAGTACCTCTCTGCCGACCTCCTGCGACAG TATGGCGTCGGCGTCCCCAAGGGAGCTGTCGcaaagacggccaaggaggccaagcaggTCGCTGAGCAGATTGGCACCGAGGACATGGTCATCAAGGCTCAGGTCCTGGCCGGCGGTCGAGGAAAGGGTACTTTCGACAATGGCCTCAAGGGCGGTGTCCGTGTCATCTACTCTCCccatgaggccgagatgTTTGCCCAGCAGATGATCGGCtacaacctcatcaccaagcagACGGGTGCTGGCGGCCGTCTCTGCAACTCTGTCTACATCTGCGAGCGCAAGTTTGCTCGTCGCGAGTTTTACCTGGCCATCCTTATGGATCGTCAACACCAGTGCCCTGTCATTGTGTCCTCTTCCCAGGGTGGAATGGATATTGAGACCGTTGCCAAGGAGAACCCCAgtgccatcaacaccaactacATCGATATCAACGTTGGTGTGACTGACGAGATTGCCCGCGGCATCGCCACCAAGCTCGGCTTCAGCGAGCAGTgcatcgaggaggccaaggacacCATCCAGAAGCTCTACCAGatcttcaaggagaaggactcGACCCAGATTGAGATCAACCCTCTGTCCGAGACTTCCGACCACCAGGTTCTCTGCATGGACGCCAAGTTCGGTTTCGACGACAACGCCGATTTCCGACAGAAGGAGGTGTTTGAGTGGCGCGACACCAGCCAGGAGGACCCTGATGAGGTCCGCGCTGCCGAGTCCAacctcaacttcatcaagctcGATGGTGACATTGGCTGCCTCGTCAACGGTGCCGGTCTTGCCATGGCCACCATGGACATTATCAAGTTGAACGGTGGTCAGCCCGCCAACTTCCTCGacgttggtggtggtgccaCTCCCGCCGCCATTAAGGAGGCTTTTGAGCTCATCACCAGCGACGCCAAGGTCACTGCCATCTTTGTCAACATCTTTGGTGGTATCGTGCGATGCGATGCCATCGCCACTGGTCTGATCAAGACTGTCGAGAGCTTGAACCTCAAGATCCCCATCATTGCCCGTCTCCAGGGTACCAACGTCGATGCTGCCcaccagctcatcaacgacTCTGGTCTCAAGATCTTCTCCATCGATGACCTACAAAgcgccgccgagaaggccgTGCAGCTGTCCAAGGTCGTCAAGCTCG CTCGCGATATCGATGTCGGCGTCGAGTTCACCCTGGGTATCTAA
- a CDS encoding Fe-S-biosyn domain-containing protein: MFATRSVARVALRCAPNAVRYFSSSRPVAVAYHSYTLPSHNAPPPRGDDVPETSIAQPDPLPKVHETRPPPQQPQRPQPPQQPQPQQEAPSQNAAPATQKTSAPAPKLNEKEAQKPKAARPRPKLRARKAAMKLTPAAVEQLREMLDQPDPKLIKVGVRNRGCSGLAYHLEYVDKPGAFDETVEQDGVKVLIDSKALFSIIGSEMDWAEDKLNQRFVFRNPNIKEQCGCGESFMV, translated from the exons ATGTTCGCTACTCGATCGGTAGCCAGAGTCGCACTGCGATGCGCTCCCAATGCCGTGAGGTATTTCTCCTCGTCCCGGCCTGTCGCCGTCGCCTACCATTCCTACACACTCCCCTCCCACAACGCTCCGCCTCCGAGAGGCGATGACGTCCCCGAGACCTCGATAGCTCAACCCGATCCTCTTCCTAAAGTCCACGAGAcacgccctcctcctcaacaacctcaacgaCCCCAGCCGCCTCAGCAACCTCAGCCGCAACAAGAGGCACCCTCACAAAATGCTGCCCCCGCCACACAGAAGACTTCGGCACCAGCTCCGAAGctcaacgagaaggaggctcaGAAGCCCAAGGCTGCCCGGCCACGACCAAAGCTACGAGCCCGTAAGGCGGCCATGAAGCTGACGCCCGCCGCCGTGGAGCAATTGAGGGAGATGCTCGACCAACCCGACCCCAAGCTGATCAAGGTCGGCGTTCGGAACCGAGGTTGCAGCGGTCTGGCTTACCACCTCGAATACGTGGACAAGCCTGGTGCTTTTGATGAGACAGTAGAGCAGGACGGCGTCAAGGTTTTGATCGACAGCAAGGCGCTGTTTAGCATCATTGGAAGTGAAATGGACTGGGCCGAGGACAAGCTTAACCAGCGATTTGTGTTCCGGAATCCCAACATCA AGGAACAGTGCGGCTGTGGAGAGTCTTTCATGGTTTGA